The Alosa alosa isolate M-15738 ecotype Scorff River chromosome 9, AALO_Geno_1.1, whole genome shotgun sequence genome includes a region encoding these proteins:
- the henmt1 gene encoding small RNA 2'-O-methyltransferase isoform X1, with protein sequence MCPLFSPPLFMQRYQFVVDFVQKYEPKKVLDLGCAECRLLEKLKYHGNGVELLVGVDKDSSAMRTRMYSFAPLSSDYLQPRTGPLAIELYEGSVTQPDPSTCGFDLVTCIELIEHLHLEEVEMFSEVLFGFMAPSAVIVSTPNADYNPLLPGLVGFRHPDHKFEWSREQFQLWALRQCEVFGYTVNFTGVGALAEPHTDVGFCSQIAVFNQDPSPQDSAVQYRSREEPTVYRLLYSVVYPSLSDNNILQKTLVNEVLCRAELVKQSWLSGKWVAKTAPEPYMTGSSVCVSLLDVWSCPRVRSLCGTLRRFTEALVGESRVVLTPGREAVIIPVDDEEEEEEEEDEDGQGTETRWTASVTTEDWDVEIPHNLDSNLHGAKHG encoded by the exons GTTCTGGACCTTGGATGTGCAGAGTGCAGGCTTCTGGAGAAGTTGAAATACCATGGCAATGGAGTTGAGTTACTTGTCGGAGTGGACAAGGACAGCTCAGCCATGCGAACAAGAAT GTACTCTTTTGCTCCTTTGTCGAGTGACTACCTGCAGCCCAGAACTGGACCTCTGGCAATCGAGCTTTACGAGGGCTCTGTGACCCAACCAGACCCCAGCACCTGTGGCTTCGATCTCGTCACCTGTATAGAACT CATCGAACACTTGCACCTAGAAGAAGTGGAGATGTTTTCAGAAGTGCTCTTTGGGTTCATGGCACCCAGTGCAGTGATAGTCAGCACTCCTAATGCTGACTACAACCCTCTGCTGCCTGGCCTGGTGGGCTTCAGACACCCTGACCACAAGTTTGAGTGGAGCAGAGAGCAGTTCCAGCTCTG GGCATTGAGGCAGTGTGAGGTCTTCGGCTACACCGTGAACTTCACAGGTGTTGGAGCACTAGCTGAGCCTCACACAGATGTTGGATTCTGCTCCCAGATTGCTGTGTTCAATCAAGATCCCTCGCCTCAGGATTCGGCTGTGCAATATCGCTCAAGAGAGGAGCCCACTGTCTACAGGCTG CTGTACTCTGTGGTTTACCCCAGCCTGAGCGATAACAACATCCTGCAGAAGACGCTGGTGAATGAAGTGCTGTGCAGGGCCGAGCTGGTCAAGCAATCGTGGCTGAGTGGGAAGTGGGTTGCCAAGACGGCACCGGAGCCGTACATGACTgggagttctgtgtgtgtgtccctactGGATGTGTGGTCCTGTCCCAGAGTGAGGTCTCTGTGCGGCACTTTGCGGAGGTTCACGGAGGCCCTGGTGGGTGAATCGCGTGTGGTTCTGACCCCTGGCCGAGAGGCTGTCATCATACCAGTGGAtgatgaggaagaagaagaggaggaggaggatgaagacgGGCAAGGTACAGAGACAAGGTGGACAGCTTCCGTCACCACAGAAGACTGGGATGTGGAAATTCCACACAATTTAGACTCAAATTTGCATGGTGCAAAACATGGCTGA
- the henmt1 gene encoding small RNA 2'-O-methyltransferase isoform X2, with amino-acid sequence MRTRMYSFAPLSSDYLQPRTGPLAIELYEGSVTQPDPSTCGFDLVTCIELIEHLHLEEVEMFSEVLFGFMAPSAVIVSTPNADYNPLLPGLVGFRHPDHKFEWSREQFQLWALRQCEVFGYTVNFTGVGALAEPHTDVGFCSQIAVFNQDPSPQDSAVQYRSREEPTVYRLLYSVVYPSLSDNNILQKTLVNEVLCRAELVKQSWLSGKWVAKTAPEPYMTGSSVCVSLLDVWSCPRVRSLCGTLRRFTEALVGESRVVLTPGREAVIIPVDDEEEEEEEEDEDGQGTETRWTASVTTEDWDVEIPHNLDSNLHGAKHG; translated from the exons ATGCGAACAAGAAT GTACTCTTTTGCTCCTTTGTCGAGTGACTACCTGCAGCCCAGAACTGGACCTCTGGCAATCGAGCTTTACGAGGGCTCTGTGACCCAACCAGACCCCAGCACCTGTGGCTTCGATCTCGTCACCTGTATAGAACT CATCGAACACTTGCACCTAGAAGAAGTGGAGATGTTTTCAGAAGTGCTCTTTGGGTTCATGGCACCCAGTGCAGTGATAGTCAGCACTCCTAATGCTGACTACAACCCTCTGCTGCCTGGCCTGGTGGGCTTCAGACACCCTGACCACAAGTTTGAGTGGAGCAGAGAGCAGTTCCAGCTCTG GGCATTGAGGCAGTGTGAGGTCTTCGGCTACACCGTGAACTTCACAGGTGTTGGAGCACTAGCTGAGCCTCACACAGATGTTGGATTCTGCTCCCAGATTGCTGTGTTCAATCAAGATCCCTCGCCTCAGGATTCGGCTGTGCAATATCGCTCAAGAGAGGAGCCCACTGTCTACAGGCTG CTGTACTCTGTGGTTTACCCCAGCCTGAGCGATAACAACATCCTGCAGAAGACGCTGGTGAATGAAGTGCTGTGCAGGGCCGAGCTGGTCAAGCAATCGTGGCTGAGTGGGAAGTGGGTTGCCAAGACGGCACCGGAGCCGTACATGACTgggagttctgtgtgtgtgtccctactGGATGTGTGGTCCTGTCCCAGAGTGAGGTCTCTGTGCGGCACTTTGCGGAGGTTCACGGAGGCCCTGGTGGGTGAATCGCGTGTGGTTCTGACCCCTGGCCGAGAGGCTGTCATCATACCAGTGGAtgatgaggaagaagaagaggaggaggaggatgaagacgGGCAAGGTACAGAGACAAGGTGGACAGCTTCCGTCACCACAGAAGACTGGGATGTGGAAATTCCACACAATTTAGACTCAAATTTGCATGGTGCAAAACATGGCTGA